From a region of the Candidatus Sysuiplasma acidicola genome:
- a CDS encoding glucose 1-dehydrogenase produces MKAIVVKPGTPGVMLNEKKEPSQTDGQVLLTPRLVGICGTDREIISAYYGEAPAGEQFLAIGHESLCTVADPGSSTLRRGSLVVPTVRRGCGQCWSCLHGQSDMCFTGKYRERGIKQLDGYNSEVVAEVPEYIAEVPADLGDAAVLTEPMTIGEKAIIQAVGLQQRVRWECDGDYSCRKALVLGTGPVGMLAALAAKIRGFQVWAADRHDDSTLHAGILKSAGVTHIDSRTQGIVEFAKTIGNFDFIIEATGDAVVGLDTVPALSPNGIMALTGIPGGAQTYQMPAVQIMRSLVLNNALVVGIVNANLSYFKAALYDMVEINRRYPGILEKMVTHRFGPEDFSSAYSLRGHESVKVVIDWTKQ; encoded by the coding sequence ATGAAAGCAATTGTCGTTAAACCCGGCACGCCCGGCGTCATGCTGAACGAAAAAAAGGAACCTTCGCAGACAGACGGTCAGGTTCTGCTCACTCCGAGGCTGGTAGGCATATGCGGTACTGACAGGGAGATAATTTCCGCTTATTACGGCGAGGCGCCTGCTGGCGAACAGTTCCTTGCAATCGGACACGAATCACTCTGCACCGTAGCAGATCCGGGCAGCAGCACACTGCGCAGGGGCAGCCTGGTCGTTCCCACTGTGAGACGCGGATGCGGCCAGTGCTGGAGCTGTCTTCACGGCCAGTCTGACATGTGCTTCACCGGGAAATACAGGGAAAGGGGAATCAAGCAGCTGGACGGTTACAATTCCGAAGTTGTCGCCGAAGTGCCTGAGTACATCGCCGAAGTGCCCGCGGACTTAGGCGATGCAGCAGTGCTTACAGAACCTATGACGATTGGCGAAAAGGCAATCATTCAGGCTGTCGGACTGCAGCAGAGGGTGAGATGGGAGTGCGACGGCGATTATTCATGCAGAAAGGCGCTCGTGCTCGGGACGGGCCCCGTCGGCATGCTCGCGGCTCTCGCGGCAAAAATCAGGGGATTTCAGGTGTGGGCAGCCGACCGGCATGATGACAGCACATTGCACGCAGGCATACTGAAGAGCGCTGGCGTAACGCACATAGACAGCCGTACACAGGGCATTGTTGAGTTCGCAAAGACGATCGGCAATTTCGATTTTATTATTGAAGCAACAGGAGATGCAGTGGTCGGCCTCGATACCGTTCCGGCTCTTTCGCCGAACGGCATTATGGCACTGACTGGCATCCCGGGCGGTGCACAAACATACCAGATGCCTGCAGTGCAGATCATGCGCTCGCTTGTTCTCAATAACGCTCTTGTCGTAGGTATCGTCAATGCAAACCTGAGCTATTTCAAGGCAGCGCTTTATGATATGGTTGAAATAAACAGAAGATATCCGGGTATACTCGAGAAGATGGTAACACACCGGTTCGGGCCCGAGGATTTCTCATCCGCATACTCTCTGAGAGGGCATGAGTCGGTGAAGGTTGTAATCGACTGGACGAAACAGTGA